Proteins from a genomic interval of Streptomyces fodineus:
- a CDS encoding RDD family protein, whose amino-acid sequence MSELVTGEAVALELRPAKLPSRALAVLIDLVVAMVAYVVVSIGVVVSTASLDEAAQIALSIATFLLVLVGGPIAVETLSHGRSLGKLAFGLRVVRDDGGPIRFRHALVRGAIGVVEILMTFGVIACIASLVSARGRRLGDVFAGTLVVRERVPTGRVGFVPPPPPWLAGRFAELDLSAVPDGLWLAVRQYLTRMGQLDPQVSLGMAQRLAADLAARTGASVPHDLPAAAFLAAVVHERQSREARNAFGAGGFASPVAAPGAPAADQAPASAQPPVSAAAGPRDPAQPGRPQEGARQPQAPLPPPAVPPRDEPPADRPATGFAPPA is encoded by the coding sequence GTGAGTGAGCTGGTGACGGGCGAGGCGGTGGCGCTCGAACTGCGGCCGGCGAAGCTGCCGAGCAGGGCGCTCGCCGTGTTGATCGACCTCGTGGTGGCCATGGTCGCTTACGTCGTCGTCAGTATCGGAGTGGTGGTCTCCACCGCTTCGCTGGACGAGGCCGCGCAGATCGCGCTGTCGATCGCGACGTTCTTGCTGGTGCTGGTCGGCGGGCCGATCGCAGTGGAGACGCTCAGCCACGGGCGTTCGCTGGGGAAGCTGGCGTTCGGGCTCCGGGTGGTACGCGACGACGGTGGGCCGATCCGGTTCCGGCACGCGTTGGTGCGCGGCGCGATCGGTGTGGTCGAGATCCTGATGACGTTCGGCGTGATCGCCTGCATCGCCTCGCTGGTGTCGGCGCGCGGCCGGCGGCTCGGGGACGTGTTCGCGGGCACCCTGGTCGTGCGGGAGCGGGTACCGACCGGTCGGGTCGGCTTCGTACCGCCTCCGCCTCCTTGGCTGGCGGGGCGCTTCGCCGAGCTGGACCTTTCTGCGGTGCCGGACGGGCTGTGGCTTGCGGTCCGGCAGTACCTGACCCGGATGGGGCAACTGGATCCGCAGGTTTCGCTGGGGATGGCCCAGCGGCTCGCGGCCGACCTCGCGGCGCGCACGGGTGCCTCTGTGCCGCATGATCTGCCGGCGGCCGCCTTTCTGGCGGCGGTGGTGCACGAGCGGCAGTCGCGTGAGGCTCGGAACGCGTTCGGCGCCGGTGGATTCGCCTCGCCGGTGGCCGCGCCTGGCGCACCGGCCGCGGATCAGGCTCCCGCCTCTGCTCAACCGCCGGTGTCTGCGGCGGCCGGGCCGCGGGATCCCGCTCAGCCTGGCCGGCCGCAGGAAGGGGCTCGGCAGCCGCAGGCTCCGCTCCCGCCGCCGGCCGTACCCCCGCGGGACGAACCGCCCGCCGATCGTCCGGCCACCGGTTTCGCACCGCCGGCGTAG
- a CDS encoding stage II sporulation protein M, whose amino-acid sequence MDLDVFVSIHRAEWDRLDTLLRRRRRLNGAEADELVALYQRTATHLSLIQSSAPDPQLTGRLSQLVARARSAVTGTRRASWRDVTRFLGQGFPAAVYRARHWWVPTALVSTAIAILLGWWIGAHPDIQSSIAAPSQLRELTRPGGEYETYYSSHPAAAFAAQVWTNNAQAAAMCLVLGVFLGLPVLWILFENMLNLGVGFGLMSSAGRLDTFLGLVLPHGLLELTAVFVAAGTGLRLGWTLIDPGPRTRRTALAEEGRAAVGMAIGLALVLFVSGAIEGFVTPSGLPTWARIGIGVLAELAFLTYVYVLGGRAVRAGETGDLEATDRSASVPTAA is encoded by the coding sequence ATGGACCTGGACGTCTTCGTCTCCATACACCGAGCCGAATGGGACCGCCTCGACACCCTGCTCCGCCGCCGGCGCCGCCTCAACGGCGCCGAGGCCGACGAACTCGTCGCCCTCTACCAGCGCACCGCCACCCATCTCTCCCTCATCCAGTCCAGTGCCCCGGACCCGCAGCTGACGGGGCGGCTCAGCCAACTGGTGGCACGCGCGCGTAGCGCCGTCACCGGCACCCGCCGCGCTTCATGGCGTGACGTCACGCGCTTCCTGGGCCAGGGCTTCCCGGCCGCGGTCTACCGCGCCCGCCACTGGTGGGTACCCACGGCACTGGTCTCCACGGCCATCGCGATCCTCCTGGGCTGGTGGATCGGCGCCCACCCGGACATACAGTCGTCCATCGCGGCGCCCAGCCAGCTGCGCGAGCTGACCCGCCCCGGCGGCGAGTACGAGACGTACTACTCCAGCCATCCCGCCGCGGCCTTCGCCGCCCAGGTGTGGACGAACAATGCCCAGGCGGCCGCGATGTGCCTGGTGCTGGGCGTCTTCCTGGGTCTGCCGGTCCTCTGGATCCTTTTCGAGAACATGCTCAACCTGGGCGTCGGCTTCGGCCTGATGTCCTCCGCGGGCCGGCTCGACACGTTCCTGGGACTGGTCCTTCCGCACGGCCTGCTCGAACTGACCGCCGTCTTCGTCGCCGCCGGTACGGGACTGCGCCTTGGCTGGACACTCATAGACCCCGGTCCGCGCACCCGGCGCACCGCCCTCGCGGAGGAGGGCCGCGCGGCGGTCGGCATGGCCATCGGCCTCGCCCTGGTCCTCTTCGTCTCCGGCGCCATCGAAGGCTTCGTCACCCCGTCCGGCCTGCCCACCTGGGCCCGCATAGGAATCGGCGTCCTTGCCGAGCTGGCATTCCTGACATACGTCTACGTCCTGGGCGGCCGAGCGGTACGCGCAGGTGAGACCGGCGATCTCGAAGCCACGGACCGCAGCGCCTCGGTCCCCACCGCCGCTTGA
- a CDS encoding DUF58 domain-containing protein has product MALTGRAALIAALGSIPVGILEPGWTGILAVNGSLALACACDYALAAPVRRLVLSRSGDTSTRLGETADVTLTITNPSRRPLRAQLRDAWPPSSWQPGTEIEASRHRLTVPAGERRRVTTRLRPTRRGDRQADRVTIRSYGPLGLFSRQGAHKLPWSVRVLPPFTSRKHLPSKLARLRELDGRTSVLTRGEGTEFDSLREYVPGDDTRSIDWRATARQSAVAVRTWRPERDRRILLVLDTGRTSAGRVGDAPRLDAAMDAALLLAALASRAGDRVALLAYDRRVRALVQGRSAGDVLPGLVNAMAPLEPELVETDARGLTAAALRTAPRRSLIVLLTTLDAAPVEQGLLPVLSQLTQRHTLLVASVADPYIARMAEARGNAESVYEAAAAAQAHSERHRTAEQLRRHGVTVVDAAPEDLAPALADAYLALKAAGRL; this is encoded by the coding sequence ATGGCACTCACCGGACGCGCAGCCCTCATCGCGGCCCTCGGCTCGATCCCCGTCGGCATCCTGGAGCCCGGCTGGACGGGCATCCTCGCGGTCAACGGCTCCCTGGCCCTCGCCTGCGCCTGCGACTACGCGCTCGCCGCGCCCGTACGACGGCTCGTGCTGTCCCGCTCCGGCGACACCTCCACCCGTCTCGGCGAGACCGCCGACGTCACGCTCACCATCACCAATCCGTCCCGCCGGCCCCTGCGGGCGCAGCTGCGGGACGCATGGCCGCCCAGCAGCTGGCAGCCCGGTACCGAGATCGAGGCCTCCCGTCACCGGCTGACCGTCCCCGCGGGCGAACGCCGGCGCGTGACCACGAGACTGCGCCCCACCCGCCGCGGCGACCGCCAGGCCGACCGCGTGACGATCCGGTCCTACGGCCCCCTCGGCCTGTTCTCCCGCCAAGGCGCCCACAAGCTGCCCTGGTCTGTACGAGTTCTGCCCCCGTTCACCAGCCGAAAGCATCTCCCGTCGAAACTCGCCCGATTGCGCGAACTCGACGGCCGCACCAGCGTGCTGACACGCGGCGAGGGAACGGAGTTCGACAGCCTGCGCGAGTACGTCCCCGGAGACGACACCCGTTCGATCGACTGGCGGGCCACCGCCCGCCAGTCCGCGGTCGCCGTCCGTACCTGGCGGCCCGAACGCGACCGCCGCATCCTGCTCGTCCTGGACACCGGCCGCACCTCCGCCGGCCGCGTGGGCGACGCACCGCGCCTCGACGCCGCCATGGACGCGGCGCTCCTCCTCGCGGCGCTGGCCTCCCGGGCCGGCGACCGCGTGGCCCTCCTGGCCTACGACCGCCGGGTACGCGCCCTGGTCCAGGGCCGCTCGGCAGGAGACGTACTGCCGGGCCTCGTGAACGCGATGGCACCGCTGGAACCGGAACTCGTCGAGACCGATGCCCGGGGCCTTACCGCGGCGGCTCTGCGTACCGCGCCGCGCCGTTCCTTGATCGTGCTGCTCACGACGCTCGACGCGGCCCCGGTGGAGCAGGGGCTCCTCCCCGTACTGTCGCAGCTCACTCAACGACACACACTTCTGGTCGCCTCGGTGGCAGACCCGTATATCGCCCGTATGGCCGAGGCCCGGGGCAACGCGGAGTCGGTGTACGAGGCCGCGGCGGCGGCTCAGGCGCACAGTGAGCGCCACCGCACCGCTGAGCAGCTTCGTCGTCATGGGGTGACCGTCGTGGATGCGGCGCCGGAGGATCTCGCACCGGCACTGGCGGATGCGTATCTGGCTCTGAAGGCGGCGGGCAGGCTTTGA
- a CDS encoding AAA family ATPase, with protein MDPTTDNAGTTGDAGTARSSLEALRAEIAKAVVGQDPAVTGLVVALLCRGHVLLEGVPGVAKTLLVRTLASALELDTKRVQFTPDLMPSDVTGSLVYDTRTAEFSFQEGPVFTNLLLADEINRTPPKTQSSLLEAMEERQVTVDGTPRPLPEPFLVAATQNPVEYEGTYPLPEAQLDRFLLKLTIPLPSRQDEIDVLTRHASGFNPRDLRAAGVRPVAGPADLEAARAAVAKTTVSPEITAYVVDICRATRESPSLTLGVSPRGATALLATSRAWAWLTGRDYVTPDDVKALALPTLRHRVQLRPEAEMEGVTADSVINALLAHVPVPR; from the coding sequence ATGGACCCGACCACTGACAACGCCGGGACCACCGGGGACGCGGGCACCGCCCGATCCTCCCTGGAAGCCCTGCGCGCCGAGATCGCCAAGGCCGTGGTCGGCCAGGACCCCGCCGTGACCGGTCTCGTCGTAGCCCTCCTCTGCCGCGGACACGTACTCCTGGAAGGCGTCCCCGGAGTCGCCAAAACGCTGCTCGTCCGCACCCTCGCATCCGCGCTCGAACTCGACACCAAGCGCGTCCAGTTCACCCCGGACCTGATGCCGAGCGACGTGACCGGCTCCCTCGTCTACGACACCCGCACCGCCGAGTTCTCCTTCCAGGAAGGCCCGGTCTTCACCAACCTCCTGCTCGCGGACGAAATCAACCGCACCCCGCCCAAGACCCAGTCCTCCCTCCTCGAAGCCATGGAGGAGCGCCAGGTCACGGTGGACGGCACCCCGCGTCCGCTCCCCGAACCCTTCCTCGTCGCCGCCACGCAGAACCCCGTCGAGTACGAGGGCACCTATCCCCTCCCCGAAGCCCAACTGGACCGCTTCCTCCTCAAACTGACGATCCCTCTGCCCTCCCGGCAGGACGAGATCGACGTTCTGACCCGCCACGCCTCGGGCTTCAACCCGCGCGACCTGCGCGCCGCCGGCGTACGCCCCGTCGCCGGCCCCGCCGATCTGGAAGCGGCCCGCGCCGCCGTCGCCAAGACGACCGTGTCCCCCGAGATCACCGCCTACGTCGTGGACATCTGCCGCGCCACCCGCGAGTCGCCCTCCCTCACGCTCGGCGTCTCCCCGCGCGGTGCGACCGCCCTTCTGGCCACCTCGCGCGCGTGGGCGTGGCTGACGGGCCGCGACTACGTCACCCCCGACGATGTGAAGGCCCTCGCGCTGCCCACGCTGCGCCACCGGGTCCAGCTGCGCCCGGAGGCAGAGATGGAAGGCGTGACGGCGGACTCCGTCATCAACGCCCTCCTCGCCCACGTCCCGGTCCCCCGCTGA
- a CDS encoding DUF4350 domain-containing protein — protein MTAEATLPTTSTAPTVRQVWTRARGITLAAVLILAAAVAMAAVRSTDRHGELDPRSADPYGSRAVAQLLADRGVSTRVVTTLGGARDAVGPDTTLLVAVPDLLTERQQTQLRKASVASGGRTVLVAAGSSSVERLAPGVTADPATSSGTTLAPDCTLAEARRAGSADTGGIRYTTTHLNADSCYPSARLATLLRIPEASGGGDTIVLGAPDILFNDRLDKQGNASLALQLLGSRPHLVWYLPALSDTSATGNGDQKNFLGLLPSGWLWGTLQLFIAAALAALWRARRFGPLVPERLPVAIRASETAEGRARLYRRANARDRAAAALRSATRTRLAPLVGVPVTQAHSPEALLPALSAHLTGDQQALHSLLFGQPPGDDAALIALTDQLDALEREVRRS, from the coding sequence GTGACCGCCGAGGCCACCCTGCCGACGACCTCCACCGCGCCCACCGTCCGCCAGGTGTGGACCCGCGCGCGCGGCATCACGCTCGCCGCCGTACTGATCCTGGCGGCGGCCGTCGCCATGGCGGCCGTACGCTCCACCGACCGGCACGGCGAACTGGACCCACGCTCCGCCGACCCCTACGGCAGCCGCGCCGTCGCCCAACTCCTCGCCGACCGGGGCGTCTCCACGCGCGTGGTCACCACGCTCGGCGGCGCACGGGACGCCGTCGGGCCGGACACCACGCTCCTCGTCGCCGTACCCGATCTGCTGACGGAGCGTCAACAGACCCAGCTGCGCAAGGCCTCGGTGGCCTCCGGCGGTCGCACGGTCCTCGTCGCGGCCGGCAGTTCGTCCGTCGAGCGACTCGCCCCGGGCGTCACCGCCGACCCCGCCACCAGCAGCGGCACCACACTCGCCCCCGACTGCACCCTGGCCGAAGCCCGGCGCGCGGGCAGCGCCGACACCGGCGGCATCCGCTACACCACCACCCACCTCAACGCCGACTCCTGCTACCCCAGCGCGCGTCTCGCCACCCTGCTGCGCATCCCCGAGGCATCCGGGGGCGGTGACACCATCGTGCTCGGCGCGCCCGACATCCTCTTCAACGACCGCCTCGACAAGCAGGGCAACGCCTCGCTCGCCCTCCAACTCCTCGGCTCCCGCCCCCATCTGGTCTGGTACCTCCCCGCGTTGTCCGACACCTCGGCCACCGGCAATGGCGACCAGAAGAACTTCCTCGGCCTGCTCCCCTCCGGCTGGCTCTGGGGCACCCTGCAACTGTTCATCGCAGCAGCCCTCGCCGCCCTCTGGCGGGCACGCCGCTTCGGCCCCCTCGTGCCCGAGAGACTCCCCGTCGCGATCCGCGCCTCCGAGACCGCCGAAGGCCGCGCCCGCCTCTACCGAAGGGCCAACGCCCGCGATCGCGCGGCCGCCGCTCTACGCTCCGCCACCCGCACCCGCCTCGCCCCCCTCGTCGGCGTCCCCGTCACCCAGGCCCATTCGCCCGAGGCCCTGCTCCCCGCCCTGTCCGCCCACCTCACGGGCGACCAACAGGCCCTGCACTCCCTCCTCTTCGGACAGCCGCCCGGCGACGACGCGGCCCTCATCGCACTCACCGACCAACTCGACGCCCTCGAAAGAGAGGTACGCCGTTCATGA
- a CDS encoding DUF4129 domain-containing protein, which produces MLRAADTAVRAAGGSGDEPPVTIARDPAREAARRELSKRMYHENDPGLFQRALNAFWDWLDRMLGSAASATPGGTVGLIVVVLFVVAVLAALWWRLGTPRRQPASAAVLFDDRPRSAAEHRAAAEAHAAQSHWNQALQERMRAIVRSLEERTLLDARPGRTADEAAAEAGRALPAHIDRLRAAAREFDDVTYGGRRATEQSYDRIAELDRDLERTRPALAHSTTSTAHNTRQGAVE; this is translated from the coding sequence CTGCTGCGCGCTGCGGACACGGCCGTCCGCGCGGCGGGCGGCTCGGGAGACGAGCCGCCCGTGACCATTGCGCGCGATCCCGCGCGGGAGGCGGCCCGCCGTGAGCTGTCCAAGCGGATGTACCACGAGAACGACCCAGGACTGTTCCAGCGCGCGCTGAACGCGTTCTGGGACTGGCTCGACCGGATGCTCGGCTCAGCCGCCTCGGCGACACCCGGCGGCACGGTCGGCCTGATCGTCGTGGTCCTGTTCGTCGTCGCCGTACTGGCCGCCCTGTGGTGGCGCCTGGGCACCCCGCGCCGGCAACCCGCCTCCGCCGCGGTCCTGTTCGACGACCGCCCCCGCAGCGCCGCCGAACACCGCGCGGCCGCCGAGGCACACGCGGCCCAGAGCCACTGGAACCAGGCCCTGCAGGAACGCATGCGGGCCATCGTCCGCTCCCTGGAGGAGCGGACCCTGCTCGATGCCCGACCGGGCCGCACCGCCGACGAAGCAGCCGCCGAGGCCGGCCGGGCGCTACCCGCACACATCGACCGACTGCGCGCCGCGGCACGCGAGTTCGACGACGTGACATACGGCGGGCGCAGAGCGACCGAGCAGTCGTACGACCGCATCGCCGAACTCGACCGCGACCTGGAGCGCACCAGGCCCGCACTCGCCCACAGCACCACGAGCACGGCCCACAACACCCGCCAGGGGGCCGTCGAGTGA
- a CDS encoding glycerophosphoryl diester phosphodiesterase membrane domain-containing protein: MTDTPGWASPGSPSNQGREPGASSPAEPADTAAQQDVNQQGPGVKWSKEQPPPGQWSAPTGAPSPHPAPPPPPPGPGWGGQQAGGPGGYGGGYAGPPGGYGGPPAGYGVYGTPGGYGAWGGGWGGPPPAAKPGVIPLRPLGVGEILDGAVSTMRTHWRTVLGISLAVALLLNTSMVLLQGFLLNDTVVRTTFSDPHTSPHEALRAMRETMIGTGIISVIRSVAIIIATALLTTITSRAVLGRPVSAGEVWREARPQMPRLFGLLILLGLIFAGVVIGGALPGFLLLLAGHSVGGSALIALGILAATVVVVWLGIRFYLAAPALMLERQGIVKSVKRSAKLVRGSWWRTLGIVLLTLLITGIVSSVITIPFTFIGAAVSGDSASDLLGTSGGQISWATLIIQGIGALIGTTLTLPISAGVTVLLYIDQRIRREALDLELARAAGVQAGAASPVPGS, encoded by the coding sequence ATGACAGACACTCCGGGCTGGGCCTCGCCCGGATCCCCGTCGAACCAGGGGCGGGAACCCGGCGCGTCCAGCCCCGCCGAGCCCGCCGACACCGCAGCGCAGCAGGACGTGAACCAGCAGGGCCCAGGCGTGAAGTGGTCCAAGGAGCAGCCGCCGCCCGGCCAGTGGTCCGCGCCCACCGGTGCCCCCAGCCCCCACCCGGCCCCGCCGCCCCCTCCGCCCGGCCCGGGCTGGGGCGGCCAGCAGGCAGGCGGCCCCGGCGGCTACGGGGGCGGGTACGCAGGCCCTCCTGGCGGCTACGGAGGCCCGCCCGCCGGCTACGGCGTCTACGGCACCCCCGGCGGCTATGGAGCCTGGGGTGGCGGCTGGGGCGGCCCTCCGCCCGCGGCCAAGCCCGGCGTCATCCCGCTGCGCCCGCTCGGCGTCGGCGAGATCCTCGACGGCGCCGTCTCCACCATGCGCACCCACTGGCGCACGGTCCTCGGCATCTCGCTGGCGGTCGCCCTCCTGCTGAACACCAGCATGGTCCTGTTGCAGGGCTTCCTCCTGAACGACACCGTCGTCCGTACGACGTTCAGCGATCCCCACACCAGCCCCCACGAAGCACTCCGGGCCATGCGCGAGACCATGATCGGCACCGGAATCATCTCGGTGATCCGCTCGGTCGCCATCATCATCGCGACCGCCCTGCTCACGACCATCACCAGCCGAGCCGTCCTCGGCAGGCCGGTCAGCGCCGGCGAGGTCTGGCGCGAGGCCCGGCCGCAGATGCCGCGGCTCTTCGGACTGCTCATCCTGCTCGGTCTGATCTTCGCCGGTGTCGTCATCGGCGGTGCACTGCCCGGCTTCCTTCTGCTGCTCGCCGGCCACAGCGTCGGCGGATCCGCCCTGATCGCCCTGGGCATCCTCGCGGCCACTGTCGTCGTCGTATGGCTGGGGATCCGCTTCTACCTGGCCGCTCCCGCCCTCATGCTGGAGCGCCAGGGCATCGTGAAGTCCGTGAAACGCTCCGCGAAGCTCGTCCGCGGCTCCTGGTGGCGCACCCTGGGCATCGTGCTGCTCACGCTGCTCATCACCGGCATCGTCTCCTCGGTCATCACCATCCCCTTCACCTTCATCGGGGCCGCCGTGAGCGGCGACAGCGCCAGCGACCTGCTCGGTACCAGCGGCGGACAGATCAGCTGGGCCACCCTGATCATCCAGGGGATCGGAGCCCTGATCGGCACCACGCTCACCCTGCCGATCAGCGCGGGTGTCACCGTGCTCCTGTACATCGACCAGCGCATCCGCCGCGAGGCCCTCGACCTCGAACTCGCCCGCGCCGCCGGTGTCCAGGCCGGCGCCGCCAGTCCCGTTCCGGGGAGCTGA
- the mtnA gene encoding S-methyl-5-thioribose-1-phosphate isomerase, whose amino-acid sequence MADQQARTDGDKRPTEIPVIRWEEPPEGPVLMLLDQTRLPAEEVELVCTDAPALVEAIRTLAVRGAPLLGIAGAYGVALAAARGFDVAEAARALEGARPTAVNLSVGVRRAEAAHQAALAQTGDATEAAAAALAAAQSLHREDAEGSDRMAAHGLAFLDELLPGGGHRILTHCNTGSLVSGGKGTAFAVAFAAHREGRLRRLWVDETRPLLQGARLTAYEAARSGMAYTLLTDNAAGSLFAAGEVDAVLIGADRIAADGSVANKVGSYPLAVLARYHHVPFIVVAPVTTVDPGTPDGASIEVEQRPGFEVTEVTAPQVPVTGAGGGIPVAPLGTQAYNPAFDVTPPELVTAIVTEEGAVSPVTAEALAELCARSRQVTIS is encoded by the coding sequence ATGGCTGATCAGCAGGCGCGAACCGATGGGGACAAGCGGCCGACCGAGATACCTGTGATCCGATGGGAGGAACCACCCGAGGGCCCGGTGCTGATGCTTCTCGATCAGACACGGCTGCCGGCCGAGGAGGTCGAGCTGGTGTGCACAGATGCACCGGCGCTGGTGGAGGCGATCCGTACCCTGGCCGTGCGCGGGGCGCCGCTGCTCGGCATCGCGGGCGCGTACGGTGTCGCGCTCGCCGCCGCGCGCGGCTTCGACGTGGCCGAGGCGGCGCGGGCGCTCGAGGGCGCCCGGCCCACCGCGGTGAACCTGTCCGTCGGCGTGCGCCGGGCGGAGGCCGCGCATCAGGCGGCGCTGGCGCAGACCGGCGATGCCACCGAGGCGGCCGCGGCGGCCCTGGCCGCGGCACAGTCGCTGCACCGGGAGGACGCCGAGGGCAGCGACCGGATGGCGGCCCACGGCCTGGCGTTCCTGGACGAGTTGCTGCCCGGCGGCGGACACCGGATCCTCACCCACTGCAACACCGGTTCGCTGGTGTCGGGCGGTAAGGGCACGGCCTTCGCGGTGGCCTTCGCGGCACACAGGGAGGGGCGGCTGCGAAGGCTGTGGGTGGACGAAACGCGTCCGTTGCTGCAAGGTGCTCGCCTGACGGCGTACGAAGCGGCTCGCAGCGGCATGGCGTACACCTTGCTCACCGACAACGCGGCGGGATCGCTGTTCGCGGCGGGTGAGGTGGACGCGGTGCTGATAGGGGCGGACCGGATCGCGGCCGACGGCTCGGTGGCGAACAAGGTGGGGAGCTATCCGCTCGCTGTGCTGGCGCGGTACCACCACGTGCCGTTCATCGTGGTGGCGCCGGTGACGACGGTCGACCCGGGCACCCCCGACGGGGCGTCCATCGAGGTCGAGCAGCGCCCCGGCTTCGAGGTGACCGAGGTCACAGCACCCCAGGTGCCGGTGACGGGAGCAGGAGGCGGGATTCCGGTGGCACCCCTGGGGACCCAGGCGTACAACCCGGCGTTCGACGTGACGCCGCCCGAGCTGGTGACGGCCATCGTCACCGAGGAGGGAGCCGTTTCACCCGTGACGGCCGAGGCTCTTGCGGAGCTGTGTGCCAGGTCACGCCAGGTAACGATTAGCTAA
- the mtrA gene encoding two-component system response regulator MtrA → MMSFMKGRVLVVDDDTALAEMLGIVLRGEGFEPSFVADGDKALAAFRETKPDLVLLDLMLPGRDGIEVCRLIRAESGVPIVMLTAKSDTVDVVVGLESGADDYIVKPFKPKELVARIRARLRRSEEPAPEQLTIGDLVIDVAGHSVKRDGQSIALTPLEFDLLVALARKPWQVFTREVLLEQVWGYRHAADTRLVNVHVQRLRSKVEKDPERPEIVVTVRGVGYKAGPS, encoded by the coding sequence ATGATGTCGTTTATGAAGGGACGAGTCCTTGTCGTCGACGACGACACCGCACTGGCCGAGATGCTCGGCATTGTGCTGCGTGGTGAAGGTTTTGAGCCGTCTTTCGTAGCCGACGGCGACAAGGCGCTGGCCGCTTTCCGGGAGACCAAGCCCGATCTGGTGCTCCTCGACCTGATGCTGCCCGGGCGGGACGGCATCGAGGTGTGCCGGCTGATCCGGGCGGAGTCCGGGGTGCCGATCGTGATGCTCACGGCCAAGAGCGACACCGTCGACGTGGTCGTGGGCCTGGAGTCGGGCGCCGACGACTACATCGTCAAGCCGTTCAAGCCGAAAGAGCTGGTCGCCCGGATCCGTGCGCGGCTGCGCAGGTCGGAGGAGCCGGCACCGGAGCAGCTGACCATCGGTGACCTGGTCATCGACGTGGCCGGGCACTCGGTGAAGCGGGACGGGCAGTCGATCGCGCTGACCCCGCTGGAGTTCGACCTGCTGGTCGCGCTCGCCCGCAAGCCGTGGCAGGTGTTCACGCGCGAGGTGCTGCTCGAGCAGGTGTGGGGCTACCGCCACGCCGCCGACACGCGGCTCGTCAACGTGCACGTCCAGCGGCTGCGCTCCAAGGTCGAGAAGGACCCGGAGCGGCCGGAGATCGTGGTGACCGTCCGTGGTGTCGGTTACAAGGCCGGGCCGAGCTGA